A section of the Myxococcus virescens genome encodes:
- a CDS encoding ParA family protein produces MEAPTYSSKQVAEMLGVSPKQIPEESRKDAYTPDDIWELRTTLDRFPARVGHRRQLFLNFKGGTGKTSLSTSYAWRLAELGYAVLLIDLDSQGHATKCLGYEGEDFEKTLLDVLVRKTPLAKVIQKSSLPNLDFVPSNLTMSTVDLALMPMAGREFKLRNALKDVEAQYDVVVFDAPPSFGLLNLNALMAANDLFVPVLADFLSFHGLKLLFETVQSLEEDLNHVLDHVFIVVNSFNATFKLAKEALEALQTHYPEFLLPTIIRQCTKFAQASSEGRPVFVADPSSKGANDIQAMIDNILPRLVAAAAVAQTKGTQQAG; encoded by the coding sequence ATGGAAGCGCCGACGTACAGCTCCAAGCAGGTCGCCGAGATGCTCGGCGTGTCCCCGAAGCAGATTCCGGAGGAATCGCGGAAGGACGCCTACACGCCGGACGACATCTGGGAGCTGCGCACCACGCTCGACCGTTTCCCGGCGCGGGTGGGCCACCGCCGCCAGCTCTTCCTGAACTTCAAGGGCGGCACCGGCAAGACGTCGCTGTCCACGTCCTACGCCTGGCGCCTGGCGGAGCTGGGCTACGCGGTGCTCCTCATCGACCTCGACAGCCAGGGCCACGCCACCAAGTGCCTGGGCTACGAGGGCGAGGACTTCGAGAAGACGCTCCTGGACGTCCTCGTCCGCAAGACGCCCCTGGCCAAGGTCATCCAGAAGTCCTCGCTGCCCAACCTGGACTTCGTCCCGTCCAACCTGACCATGTCCACGGTGGACCTCGCGCTGATGCCCATGGCCGGCCGCGAGTTCAAGCTGCGCAACGCCCTCAAGGACGTAGAGGCCCAGTACGACGTCGTCGTCTTCGACGCGCCGCCGTCCTTCGGCCTGCTCAACCTCAACGCGCTGATGGCGGCGAACGACTTGTTCGTCCCCGTGCTCGCGGACTTCCTGTCCTTCCACGGCCTCAAGCTGCTGTTCGAAACGGTGCAGAGCCTGGAGGAGGACCTGAACCACGTGCTCGACCACGTCTTCATCGTGGTCAACTCCTTCAACGCCACCTTCAAGCTGGCGAAGGAGGCGCTGGAGGCGCTCCAGACGCACTATCCGGAGTTCCTGCTGCCCACCATCATCCGGCAGTGCACCAAGTTCGCGCAGGCCTCCAGCGAGGGGCGGCCGGTGTTCGTCGCGGACCCCTCGTCCAAGGGGGCCAACGACATCCAGGCCATGATTGACAACATCCTGCCCCGGCTGGTGGCCGCGGCAGCCGTCGCCCAGACGAAGGGCACCCAGCAGGCCGGCTGA
- a CDS encoding SH3 domain-containing protein, producing MGMKTRVAWTTALLALAIPAGASAVKVGEPLYVKAKNTRVQASPSGSDNAVAVLQPGERVTWGGADAKHKQWHRVTTATGKKGFVFQTNLSTTPPNMELVTQGNGTQQVDPKKFVASGAAVKALSPGAEQYGKDKGGDHGKAVRDIKALETLAKSVSTADIAAHVTAAGLFPVVGASDTVAKAGTNKRSGNR from the coding sequence ATGGGGATGAAGACGCGGGTGGCGTGGACCACCGCCCTGCTGGCGCTGGCGATTCCGGCGGGGGCGTCGGCCGTGAAGGTCGGCGAGCCGCTGTATGTGAAGGCGAAGAACACGCGCGTGCAGGCGAGTCCGTCCGGCTCGGACAACGCCGTGGCGGTGCTCCAGCCCGGAGAGCGGGTAACGTGGGGCGGCGCGGATGCGAAGCACAAGCAGTGGCACCGGGTGACCACGGCCACCGGGAAGAAGGGGTTCGTGTTCCAGACGAACCTGTCCACCACGCCGCCCAACATGGAGCTGGTGACGCAAGGGAATGGCACCCAGCAGGTGGACCCGAAGAAGTTCGTCGCCAGTGGCGCCGCGGTGAAGGCGCTCAGCCCGGGCGCGGAGCAGTACGGCAAGGACAAGGGCGGCGACCACGGCAAGGCCGTGCGGGACATCAAGGCGCTGGAGACGCTGGCGAAGTCCGTGTCCACGGCGGACATCGCCGCGCACGTGACGGCGGCGGGACTCTTCCCGGTGGTGGGCGCCAGCGACACGGTCGCGAAGGCCGGGACGAACAAGCGGAGCGGCAACCGATGA
- a CDS encoding helix-turn-helix transcriptional regulator: MEQRLATLIGNAVRAARQRLELTQADVAERVGIATEVYGRLERGHMLPSVRTLRKLCLVLNCSSDVLLGMAGVEGAPTLAEDPPEYRERPEVRRLLRTVRKLDAPRLRLLGQVANALET, translated from the coding sequence ATGGAACAACGACTGGCAACCCTCATTGGAAACGCGGTCCGCGCGGCGCGACAACGGCTGGAGCTGACCCAGGCCGACGTGGCCGAGCGCGTTGGCATCGCCACCGAGGTGTATGGCCGCCTGGAACGCGGCCACATGCTTCCCAGCGTCCGCACGTTGCGCAAGCTGTGCCTGGTGCTCAACTGCTCGTCGGACGTGCTCTTGGGAATGGCGGGCGTGGAAGGCGCGCCCACGCTGGCGGAGGACCCGCCGGAATACCGTGAGCGCCCGGAAGTCCGCCGGCTGCTGCGCACGGTGCGCAAGCTGGACGCACCGCGTCTTCGCCTGTTGGGGCAGGTGGCGAACGCGCTCGAGACGTAG
- a CDS encoding HEAT repeat domain-containing protein gives MSDERPDALLKSALEKIVYFEARAQQLHSELASTRDEMEHLKREVAETHQRELGLRREVAELEVRVGRLQAEREELARLNQALRGERNQMMDKLLDVGRIRATAQERDDEDDDLGLDLASFISQLRSEVLLRGEGGPVARGLVVPTRRSPVPLRETAASVPVTPAPVSEPPVATVVEDDGLSPVAREAQRFLQAGRLGVSAAQHAELSSHAGFGGPTDETLFGFSIRELSAQDGAARVRAAERLKALSQPAAAPALASALHAETEPTAQVALLQAFASLCQEEGASVVSPLLASPVPEVRIAALKALLTLAPKDAAPHLAQAMKDPDRSVRRRASLLALGLEGETARRLGEEAIHDADPEARALAALALGAGAGENARTLLLGALGDREQRVRKAAAQSLSRILGQDVSAVVDLDETHRRREIRRLATLPVKPVRARLEQPRPVVASVQAVAPAVAVAAVAQAPVAAVEQPAHAVVAVGAANRQAVTVGLVQGAGPVGPVQGRAGPVGAPVAPTPAPTPQAAAPVQRPPAPTPQAAAPVQRPPAPTPQAAAPVQRPPASVPQTAVSAPRPPAPQAAAPVQRPPAPAPQATPSQSSPAQAPRVPAARLSPVQAALVAMGAVPGQAAPAPRVPAAAAEPSRPAAPVRPSASPVEVLCTQMLAEVRVAVRGRSLVELAVALSAPSELAQEALTLLSARGAVIRRGHKYFAA, from the coding sequence GTGAGCGACGAGCGTCCGGACGCGCTGCTCAAGAGCGCACTCGAAAAGATCGTCTACTTCGAGGCGCGTGCCCAACAGCTCCACAGCGAGCTGGCTTCGACGCGCGATGAGATGGAGCACCTCAAGCGCGAGGTCGCGGAGACGCACCAGCGCGAGCTGGGCCTGCGCCGTGAGGTCGCGGAGCTGGAGGTCCGCGTGGGTCGGCTCCAGGCCGAACGCGAGGAGCTGGCCCGGCTCAACCAGGCCCTGCGCGGCGAGCGGAACCAGATGATGGACAAGCTGCTGGACGTGGGGCGCATCCGCGCCACCGCCCAGGAGCGCGACGACGAGGACGACGACCTGGGGCTCGACCTGGCGTCGTTCATCTCCCAGCTTCGCAGCGAGGTGCTGCTGCGCGGTGAGGGGGGGCCGGTGGCCCGCGGGCTGGTGGTCCCCACGCGGCGCTCGCCGGTGCCGCTGCGTGAGACGGCGGCCAGTGTCCCCGTGACGCCGGCGCCGGTGAGCGAGCCGCCCGTGGCCACTGTCGTCGAGGACGACGGCCTGTCACCGGTGGCGCGTGAGGCGCAGCGCTTCCTGCAGGCGGGCCGGTTGGGCGTGAGCGCGGCGCAGCACGCGGAGCTGTCCTCGCACGCGGGGTTCGGCGGGCCGACGGATGAGACGTTGTTCGGGTTCTCCATCCGCGAGCTGTCCGCGCAGGATGGCGCGGCCCGGGTGCGTGCCGCGGAGCGCCTGAAGGCGCTGTCACAGCCGGCCGCCGCGCCCGCGCTGGCGTCGGCGCTGCATGCGGAGACAGAGCCGACGGCGCAGGTGGCGCTGCTCCAGGCGTTCGCGTCGCTGTGCCAGGAAGAGGGCGCGTCGGTGGTGTCGCCGCTGCTCGCGTCGCCGGTGCCGGAGGTGCGCATCGCGGCGCTCAAGGCGCTCCTGACGCTGGCGCCGAAGGACGCGGCGCCGCATCTGGCGCAGGCGATGAAGGACCCGGACCGCTCGGTGCGCCGCCGCGCGTCGCTGCTGGCGCTGGGCCTGGAAGGGGAGACGGCGCGGCGGCTGGGCGAGGAAGCCATCCACGACGCGGATCCAGAGGCGCGCGCGCTGGCCGCGCTGGCGCTCGGAGCTGGCGCTGGGGAGAACGCGCGCACGCTGCTGCTGGGCGCCTTGGGTGACCGTGAGCAGCGCGTTCGCAAGGCCGCCGCGCAGAGTCTGTCGCGCATCCTGGGGCAGGACGTGTCGGCGGTGGTGGACCTGGACGAGACGCACCGCCGCCGGGAGATTCGCCGGCTGGCGACGTTGCCCGTGAAGCCCGTGCGGGCGCGGCTGGAGCAGCCTCGTCCGGTGGTGGCTTCGGTGCAGGCGGTCGCGCCGGCAGTGGCTGTGGCCGCGGTGGCTCAGGCGCCGGTGGCGGCGGTCGAGCAGCCCGCTCATGCGGTCGTCGCCGTGGGGGCCGCGAATCGGCAGGCCGTCACCGTGGGCCTCGTGCAGGGCGCGGGTCCGGTGGGGCCTGTGCAGGGGCGAGCGGGCCCCGTGGGAGCGCCGGTGGCTCCGACGCCCGCGCCGACGCCGCAGGCCGCCGCTCCCGTGCAGCGTCCGCCCGCGCCGACGCCACAGGCCGCCGCTCCCGTGCAGCGTCCGCCCGCGCCGACGCCACAGGCCGCCGCTCCCGTGCAGCGTCCGCCCGCGTCGGTTCCGCAGACCGCCGTCTCCGCACCGCGTCCGCCCGCGCCACAGGCCGCCGCCCCCGTGCAGCGTCCGCCCGCGCCAGCCCCGCAGGCCACCCCAAGCCAGTCCAGCCCCGCGCAGGCTCCGCGCGTGCCGGCCGCTCGCCTGTCCCCCGTCCAAGCGGCCCTGGTGGCCATGGGCGCGGTGCCCGGTCAGGCCGCCCCCGCGCCGCGTGTTCCCGCAGCCGCCGCGGAGCCGTCCCGTCCGGCGGCCCCCGTGCGCCCCAGTGCGTCACCGGTGGAAGTCCTCTGCACGCAGATGCTGGCCGAGGTCCGCGTCGCCGTCCGAGGCCGCTCGCTCGTCGAGCTGGCGGTCGCGCTCTCGGCGCCCTCGGAGCTCGCCCAGGAGGCGCTCACTCTGTTGTCCGCACGGGGAGCGGTGATTCGAAGGGGGCACAAATACTTCGCCGCTTGA
- a CDS encoding extensin-like protein, protein MKKAFEQNVSRAKPRLRLGALTGLVDPVEPTPPEPEAEAAPEPVAEAPDLSAEVRARIERARSPRPSAAQAMDAALREPDDAPVYEEPPQEPEAVADVPVTYGAPPEAEAEALLDTEPHAEPVTFAAPPPALHFDAVSPPPEAHPMTQASAPVSMPHVTATVAEPVARVEAPPSEVEVQRPAPPREDGQDSSARRERLKARLKAVRENPRPEPLPATVAEAGQRAVERITHLQAELVKVKALNLSLTQDLEVSRRQAEKATEEARLRMDEARRLSSEMEGRVKLLADLERELSALEGERDEALLSLQETRQALQAAAKEREALEEEVARGKQSLVDSLAEEERLAGELESAKDESMSLQRAVEALQGERDVLAQQVASLTAERAELLEARKALESVHRALSQATVR, encoded by the coding sequence ATGAAGAAAGCCTTTGAACAGAACGTGTCCCGCGCCAAGCCGCGCCTCCGCCTGGGCGCGCTGACGGGCCTCGTCGACCCCGTCGAGCCCACGCCTCCCGAGCCCGAGGCCGAGGCGGCCCCCGAGCCCGTCGCCGAGGCCCCCGACCTCTCCGCCGAGGTGCGCGCCCGCATCGAGCGCGCCCGCAGCCCGCGCCCCAGCGCCGCCCAGGCCATGGACGCCGCCCTGCGCGAGCCGGACGACGCGCCCGTCTACGAGGAGCCGCCGCAGGAGCCCGAGGCGGTCGCCGACGTGCCCGTGACGTACGGGGCTCCGCCGGAGGCAGAGGCGGAGGCGTTGCTCGACACCGAGCCGCACGCCGAGCCCGTCACCTTCGCGGCGCCGCCTCCGGCGCTGCACTTCGACGCCGTCAGTCCTCCTCCGGAGGCGCACCCCATGACGCAGGCCTCGGCTCCCGTGTCCATGCCGCACGTCACCGCCACCGTCGCGGAGCCGGTGGCCCGTGTCGAAGCGCCGCCCTCCGAGGTGGAGGTGCAGCGGCCGGCCCCGCCGCGCGAGGACGGGCAGGACTCCTCGGCCCGCCGTGAGCGACTGAAGGCCCGGCTCAAGGCGGTGCGGGAGAATCCGCGTCCGGAGCCGCTGCCCGCCACCGTGGCGGAGGCGGGTCAGCGCGCCGTGGAGCGCATCACCCACCTCCAGGCGGAGCTGGTGAAGGTGAAGGCGCTCAACCTCTCCCTCACGCAGGACCTGGAGGTGTCGCGCCGTCAGGCGGAGAAGGCCACGGAAGAGGCCCGCCTGCGCATGGACGAGGCGCGCCGCCTGTCCTCGGAGATGGAGGGCCGGGTGAAGCTGCTGGCCGACCTGGAGCGCGAGCTGTCCGCGCTGGAGGGCGAGCGCGACGAGGCGCTGCTGTCGCTCCAGGAGACGCGGCAGGCGCTTCAGGCCGCTGCCAAGGAGCGCGAGGCCCTGGAAGAAGAGGTCGCCCGCGGCAAGCAGTCCCTGGTGGACAGCCTGGCCGAGGAGGAGCGGCTCGCCGGTGAGCTGGAGTCCGCCAAGGACGAGTCCATGTCGCTGCAGCGCGCGGTGGAAGCGCTCCAGGGAGAGCGCGACGTGCTGGCCCAGCAGGTGGCCTCGCTCACCGCCGAGCGCGCCGAGCTGCTCGAGGCGCGCAAGGCCCTGGAGTCGGTGCACCGGGCCCTGAGTCAGGCCACGGTGCGCTGA
- a CDS encoding M48 family metalloprotease produces MMRTGWKVLALVGLGAMTASCKGFNASSLTRGENLLGKLSAASAEAKTCKKLRAAPSVQEEYALGGALAINYVRRGGGLLLDGPNDALHRYVNVVGKNLAAQSARPTLEWTFGVLQDTSQFNAMSAPGGYVFVTRKLLQGLENEGQLAGVLAHEIAHVTLKHAIHQYGDAKVKTCELVTYGEAVLSPTAVKVLSAGRNGDGTLDLDQDPGLLGHLSEKTIDLIDKGNAKEQELEADRIAVELMLSAGYTPDDYLALLAKTKDGGSTFANHPGKDERRRNILAHVQALKQPAGAFSGLATEGLRSPPLSPAFAAVRGGNDARGVAKDGK; encoded by the coding sequence ATGATGCGAACGGGCTGGAAGGTGCTCGCGTTGGTGGGTCTGGGCGCGATGACGGCGTCCTGCAAGGGCTTCAATGCGTCCTCGCTCACCCGGGGTGAGAACCTCCTGGGGAAGCTGAGCGCCGCGTCCGCGGAAGCCAAGACGTGCAAGAAGCTGCGCGCCGCCCCCAGCGTGCAGGAGGAGTACGCCCTGGGCGGCGCGCTGGCCATCAACTACGTGCGGCGGGGTGGCGGGCTGCTGCTGGACGGCCCCAACGACGCGCTCCACCGCTACGTCAACGTCGTGGGGAAGAACCTGGCGGCGCAATCCGCGCGGCCCACGCTCGAGTGGACCTTCGGCGTGCTCCAGGACACGTCCCAGTTCAACGCGATGTCCGCGCCCGGTGGCTACGTCTTCGTCACCCGGAAGCTGCTCCAGGGACTGGAGAACGAAGGGCAGCTGGCCGGCGTGCTGGCGCACGAAATCGCCCACGTCACGCTCAAGCACGCCATCCACCAGTACGGCGACGCGAAGGTGAAGACGTGCGAGCTGGTCACCTACGGCGAGGCCGTGCTCTCCCCCACCGCGGTGAAGGTGCTCTCCGCGGGCCGCAATGGCGACGGGACGCTGGATTTGGACCAGGACCCGGGCCTGCTGGGCCACCTGAGCGAGAAGACCATCGACCTCATCGACAAGGGGAACGCCAAGGAGCAGGAGCTGGAGGCGGACCGGATCGCCGTCGAGCTGATGCTCTCCGCGGGCTACACGCCGGACGACTACCTCGCCCTGCTGGCCAAGACGAAGGACGGGGGCAGCACCTTCGCCAACCACCCGGGGAAGGACGAGCGCCGGCGCAACATCCTCGCGCACGTCCAGGCGCTGAAACAGCCGGCTGGCGCCTTCAGTGGACTGGCCACCGAAGGGCTCCGCTCGCCGCCGCTCAGCCCCGCCTTCGCCGCCGTGCGCGGTGGAAACGACGCACGCGGCGTGGCGAAGGACGGGAAGTAG